A genome region from Chromatiales bacterium includes the following:
- a CDS encoding TolC family protein has protein sequence MTTHRLRGACPALAALALLGGCASVPENAGLAAVNERVAPATGQTLIQRRDAESDAAARAEVARLLARPLSADDVVRVALLNNFELQSALADLGIARAELMQASLVPNPVFHGEWKWEHGEGRPLVDIGLMQPIQGLLTLPARKRAASASFDLRKIEVADAVFGLVRETRVAVVELQAEKARCALLEEVAGSASASLDVARRLHAAGNLTDRDLDRRQAMEAEARLALAESEEAVAMRVEALNQVMGVFGDDTRWRLADDLTEPERSPPDTAGIERAAIEASLSLAAARARLETAAERVGIENTQSLFRHLELGPVHEHKGGEREYGFGLGFELPLFDVGQGQRAAAQAMFIKRSAEYRATALAVRSAARSAALRLSAADDKARYTREVLAPLAQRQFAGKVLEYNAMQIGVFRLLSAFDAQTAMKRRLIDATRDYWLALIDIGALHAGHTPASGTMTAGSTAAMPMAGGSDGGH, from the coding sequence ATGACCACTCATCGACTACGTGGCGCGTGCCCGGCGCTCGCAGCGCTCGCGCTGCTCGGCGGTTGTGCGAGCGTTCCGGAAAACGCCGGCCTGGCTGCCGTCAACGAGCGGGTCGCTCCCGCCACCGGCCAGACGCTGATCCAGCGCCGTGATGCCGAGTCGGACGCCGCTGCGCGTGCCGAGGTCGCGCGATTGCTGGCGCGGCCGCTCAGTGCGGACGATGTCGTTCGGGTGGCCCTGCTGAACAACTTCGAGTTGCAGTCGGCGCTGGCCGATCTGGGCATCGCGCGCGCCGAACTGATGCAGGCCTCGCTGGTGCCGAATCCGGTGTTTCACGGCGAGTGGAAATGGGAGCACGGCGAAGGTCGGCCACTGGTCGACATCGGCCTGATGCAACCCATCCAGGGTCTGCTGACGCTGCCGGCGCGAAAGCGTGCGGCCAGCGCGAGTTTCGACCTGCGCAAGATCGAGGTTGCCGACGCGGTGTTCGGACTGGTGCGTGAGACTCGCGTGGCGGTCGTCGAGTTGCAGGCCGAAAAGGCGCGCTGCGCGCTGCTCGAGGAGGTTGCCGGGTCCGCTTCCGCCTCGCTCGACGTGGCCCGTCGGCTGCACGCGGCCGGCAATCTGACCGACCGCGATCTCGATCGCCGCCAGGCCATGGAGGCCGAGGCGCGGCTGGCCCTGGCGGAGTCCGAAGAGGCCGTCGCGATGCGCGTGGAGGCATTGAACCAGGTCATGGGCGTGTTCGGCGACGACACGCGCTGGCGTCTGGCCGACGACCTGACCGAACCCGAACGATCGCCGCCGGATACCGCTGGCATCGAGCGCGCCGCCATCGAGGCCAGCCTGAGCCTGGCCGCCGCGCGTGCGCGGCTCGAAACGGCCGCGGAACGGGTCGGCATCGAAAACACGCAGTCGCTGTTCCGGCATCTGGAACTCGGGCCCGTGCATGAGCACAAGGGCGGTGAGCGCGAATACGGCTTCGGCTTGGGCTTCGAACTGCCGCTGTTTGACGTCGGTCAGGGCCAGCGCGCCGCCGCGCAGGCGATGTTCATCAAGCGTTCGGCCGAATATCGCGCGACCGCGCTCGCGGTGCGCTCGGCGGCGCGCAGCGCCGCGCTGCGCCTGTCGGCTGCGGACGACAAGGCGCGCTACACACGCGAGGTGCTCGCACCACTCGCGCAGCGACAGTTCGCAGGCAAGGTGCTTGAATACAACGCCATGCAGATCGGTGTGTTTCGCCTGTTGAGCGCATTTGATGCACAGACAGCAATGAAACGTCGCCTGATCGACGCAACCCGCGACTACTGGCTGGCCCTGATTGACATCGGTGCGCTGCATGCCGGGCATACACCCGCGTCAGGCACCATGACCGCCGGCTCGACGGCTGCAATGCCCATGGCCGGCGGCAGCGATGGAGGACACTGA